In Acipenser ruthenus chromosome 1, fAciRut3.2 maternal haplotype, whole genome shotgun sequence, the genomic stretch CTCCCCAGAGCTTCAGGGAAAGCCCCAGAAATTATGAACCTTTTAATGTGAACATACCTCCACTCAGCATCAAAATCTTCACTCACACTGGAATCGTCTTCAAAGTTGTTGTTCCCATCTAACATAAAAAGACCTGGGTGAACAAACTGGCTCATTCCGTCTGTATCGTCATCACTGCTGCTATCCGTTTCCTCTTGGTAGGGAAGCCAAGGGATTTCTCCATCTTCTAAGGATGCTTGCTCTCTAAAAATATCACAGCAGAAATAGCAACatgttaaaaatgtgcattaaaacACATACATGGAACAATAGCACGTCTCAATTAGGATTACAGCACGACAGTGACGTTTAAAAATACCCAGAGGTGTCATTAATCAAAGATGGTTTAAACTAGTTATTTTCTGTTCATTCCTGgtactgtagtttatttatttatttatttatttaagaatgcTAACTTGACAAAGACATTTACTGTATGCTTGACCACTTTAAATATATTGAAATCAATATATGTATTTAGGTTCAGAAAAATTCAACTTGTGGGGCTCATCTGATAAAAGCAATGCCATGTGGTGTGCCAGGTGAGTCATTCAGTTAGGggagcacaggttcgcgtcctggctgtgtgaagttgctggtCTTCAATGGGGATTCCACCAGGTATGTCTCGTATGCTCCAGCGCTcccgcaggttagggaggcaaaaccgtcagggCCGTAAAAGTGGAAATTGGCTTGGTCGtgagatcagaggatgcccactgaaccttcagttctccacACCTGTATGGGGAATTGCAGCGGTGAGGGAGCATAATTGGGCactctattaaaaaacaaaaaaaagaaaacacatacatGCACCTTGTGTAAATGCAGTCTCTTCTTGTTGATGACATTACAAGGAAACTTGTGTTGTGCTGCCCACAAGGCTTGCTTCTGCCACATAGTGAAATTGAAGGGAAGTACACATTACTCTGGGTATCTATTCTGTTTGCATAGACGGAAAGCATAATTATTACGGTCAGACGCTTAAAGGTCAGGCATACTTACTCAGAATGAAAGTTGAGCTCTGGAACATCATCCaagctgctactgctgctgctctgAATCTCATGTTCTGGTTCATCCAATCCAGGGAGTGTCTCCCAGCTTTCATCACTGGAGGACTGCTCCTTGTCCACAGCAGAATCAGAGGTCCAGGTAGGAGACCATTCTCCTTCACTGCATTCAGAACTTTAAAAACAACAGAATCTTAAGAGGTGTTATAGTACCGCATGATGACCTGCATTAACTGCAGGTGTTTATTAACTTGCTTTTGCTCTTTAATTTAAATCATTTCTACACTGACCAACAAAAAGACAATTTTACGATTTCTTAATTACACAAAATAAATGTCATTGTAAATTCAATATAAACTCTTCCTAACAGAATTAAAAATATAACAGTATATATTTCAGGTCTCCCGTGTCCAATAATACCATGCATGGGAAGCCAGTGTTCAGCAAATCAGATAAATACAGTTTCAATGATCTACATACAGTCAAGCAATTGGCTCACACAAAGCATTTCTATTTGCTAGCCAGGTAATGTCAAAATTAGTTTTCACATTACAAAATGGTTAAAATAGGAACACcaaaaaattgaaacaccaaaattGTTACGGTTTGGTTGAGTAATTCGGAAGACAACATGTAGATCATCTGTCTTGAATCTGTCAGAATATATCTATCCacatttgtacagtatttatgaatgaacgaccccaaacatacagcaaaagtcattgagaactatcttcagcataaagcagaacaaggagtcctggaagtgatggtatggcccccacagagccctgatctcaacatcatcgagtctgtctgggattacatgaagagagagaagcaactgaggctgcctaaattcacagaagaactgtggttagttctccaagatgtttgggccaacctacctgctgagttccttcaaaaactgtgtgcaagtgtacctagaagaattgatgctgttttgaaggcaaagggtggtcacaccaaatattgatttgatgtagatttttcttctgttcactcactttgcattttgttaattgataaatataaactattaacatgtctatttttgaaagcattcttactttacagcattttttcacacctgcctaaaacttttgcacattactgtgtgtgtatatatatatatatatatatatatatatatttttttttttttttaattgcatcaaCATACCTATCATCATCTTTGCCAAAGGATGCACAACTTTTTTGGAGTTCTTCAAAATCTTCCCAGAGGTCATCCTCTTCGTCATGCTTACAACTTTGCAACTCTATTGCTTTCTTTTTTCCTTCAGCTTGCTTTGCTCCTTTACTGGCAGATTCAGTACGTGCAGACTCACATCGGGATTCCTTGCTCACTTTTTCTGTGTGAGTCATTAAGAAAGGGGTATTAGCACTCCATTGGCCATCCAAAGGTTTCTTTGGTCTGCTGGTCCCATGTTTTGAGTCATCTGACTGGGAGCGTTTCCTTCGCTCTAGGTTGCCTTCACCATGTTGCTTCCTTACTTTTGGTCTCACCACCATCTCTGAAGACGATGACCCCTGGTCATTGTTACCATCAGAGATTTGAATGCTGCGATCACTCACTGGGGTGCTGGCTGCCTCAGCAATATCTAACTCGTTTAGCTTCTCATCACATTTAGATTTATCTAAACTTTCCTCAGTTAGCCTAGACAATCTCCTCTGAAACATTCTATTGTTTTCACTGGATTCTTCAAGGTCTGTACCACAGCACCCATTTCTGGGCACAGGTTCAACTTCCTCACATGACTTTGTGTACAAGTAGGAGTGTAGACCACTGAGATAGTCAAATTCCTTCTCCAACTCACAAATCATATTATCTAATCGCTTCTGAAGTCCAGGACGCGTTCCTATTGATGAGTCCACAGATAGGTCATCTTCCTCCCCACCATTGCTCTCAGGCTCATAAGAGTCAATATTTACAAAACCCGGTCCAGCTGGGCTTCTAGGACATGTTTCATTATCTTCCAGGGTTGGCCAAGCACAGGCCTCTGAACTTTTCTTTGGTCCGGAACCGTTCTCAGAATTATTGGACGAAATTTGCTCATCCTCCAACATTTTAAATGAGCAACCAGCAGTGTCAATACCTTTCTTTGACGCTGCATTTTTCCTGCCAGAACCTTCCTTGAATATTGTTGCTCCGTTAATTTCTGGCAGAACTGAATTATTTGCTGCAGGGAATATAGTGTGTAATGTTGAGCTGATGGCCCCAGTTGATGctaaaacaacaaatatatatattaaaactacaTATTATAAAGACAGATCTGTTTTCTCACTTATACTGAGAAATATTTAGAGCGAGATTTCAGTAGCTTGGCACTATTACTGTAGGTATCCTATTTCAAATTGGAAGTGGTACATAACCTCAGACACCCTTTTCTACTGAGAAATGTTTCCAATTAAATTGTTATATCGGTAAGAGTTTGAAGCAAGCAGAGTCTGCAGTGAAAAGAGACTGAACACGCCATTTCGTTTTACCAACAATACAACTTGATTAAACTGTTAAAAACACAAGCTGCTGCCGGGTAGATCGATTTCTTTACTTGTAAGCaaatatttctaaatgttttcAGATCTAAACAATTCCTACAGTTTATACCAAGCATTTGTTAAAGAACGCAGAATGTTGGTCTGAATAACATGTCAGCAGTATATGATCATAAAACTGACCATATACATGATATATACATTACAGGTATATGGGACACACATAAAGCATTCTCCTTGTGCACACTGTTCATCTCCATTCCTCCACACTCCCCGCTGTTCTCTTTGGATGAATTTTCTTGTTTGGCCAAGGTTGGACGAAAACTGATGTAAGCGTGTCTTCTTCCATATCTCCTTCCTGTGATTGTCTGATAGCCTCCTGCTGGTTTGGGCCAGGCTGGCTTGCCTGCTTCCTGACCCATTTCTATAAGACAAATTTCAGaaaaaattaatgaaaaacagtaCCAACAGATACAGATCCTATCATTTTAAAACCCATTATATTTGTTTGTGtatgtggtttgtttgtttacttattaTATTATGTATGTGATATTGTTCTCTTCTATTTTTACAGCCCAacatgtgcttttatttattttttattgattacaATATTTTACCAGGGAAACCCAGTGAAAAACATTGCAGTTCCAAGAGCGTTTTCAGATTTTAAGAAAGAAGTCAATTAAAAGTACAGCGGTGTACAATTTGAACTAGGAATGGGCAttccatatattttaataatcagaTACATATAATTTTCAAAACGATTATGCCATTACATTTTACAGCAATGTGCAACTGGCTATTGAAGTAATACGCAAGAACACAACAATTGAAGTACTCTTGGACAATACTTCAATAAGTAGCTCTTTTTATTAACAGGATGtgtaatacaagtacagtatgcaTGAATACCAACTTAAGCGTCATTTCCAAACAGCAAGTAAAGATAACATAACGTACAAATTATAATGAATCAATAAAGGTAAGTGGTTTCATACACGGGATTGTGACATGGGTAGTCAGAACCCAGGTAGGAGCACCACTGTGAAAAGGGCGTATGtcttcaaaatataaataaatgtttacattaaGTAACATACAGTATCATATTAAATACGATACATTCCTCAGTCCTGGTATCCGCTCGGCTACATGAAGCCTTATAAATAATGCACTTCAGTAGACGTTAAATCACtgaggggtctattcataaatggttaacgcctgtcgaaatgagaaaaaaGGCGTACATGATCAGATTTCATCCATAGCCGCCTATTTTaatggcagttgctattcataagagagaATTCAGATGCGTCATTAAGCCCCAACAaaggcatgtttttaatgaattaaaaggttaacgattacctcattagcataaagtttatcggtcctgagcgtcaccctgctattcataagagtgaacgatagcaaaatgctgttgataactaggagttattgaacgctttctacagtcaagtctaaactaacgacagcctcagcaaaccttttttttttttttttttttaaagacatattttattactacacagggctatgctgcagccaatgggtgGGAGGGTTTCCAAAATTTTAAGGGGGAAcggcaaaagaaaaggcacttttgcatataaaaaactatagatattttactgcatcatcattcacactggtgttactttaaaataagctgctttcaggagacctaacagctgttcatcacagtgagacagagcactctccattgcttctGCTGTGacatgaagtttttgcatgcagcagaagaaaaagttGCTTTTCTTTTTCATCCGCAAAAAGTCAACTGTTTTGTACACTGTCGAAGGGTGCAGTGAAGGGCACATAAAACACCCTTCACTCGTTCCCTAAGGAATTGGGACAACCCTTAAGATGGCAAACATAGTACTTCTGCCCCTCAAGGGACAGTAACGAGTGAACAAGGGTGTGGTTTGGGACACAgtctttggaaagccccaagtctgtacttttaaacaagccaggtaggtggcttttacggtgcctgagtaatatgtgtgtAACCTTGGGTGCgatggcgccccaaaatgaatggggctgagttttaagagttacctagatagacttaatatcatccttttttttcaaaacggtttacttactgcagtgtaccgagtttctataatccttaaagatagcggccgagaatcacgtacgagagaataaagtcttgcggcacttaaaatatccagcactacttttatttatttatttatttattttaaccagaactactcagaatgtggCTCATAGTGCTTTATTCACC encodes the following:
- the LOC117409257 gene encoding E3 ubiquitin-protein ligase Praja-2 isoform X2, which gives rise to MGQEAGKPAWPKPAGGYQTITGRRYGRRHAYISFRPTLAKQENSSKENSGECGGMEMNSVHKENALSSTGAISSTLHTIFPAANNSVLPEINGATIFKEGSGRKNAASKKGIDTAGCSFKMLEDEQISSNNSENGSGPKKSSEACAWPTLEDNETCPRSPAGPGFVNIDSYEPESNGGEEDDLSVDSSIGTRPGLQKRLDNMICELEKEFDYLSGLHSYLYTKSCEEVEPVPRNGCCGTDLEESSENNRMFQRRLSRLTEESLDKSKCDEKLNELDIAEAASTPVSDRSIQISDGNNDQGSSSSEMVVRPKVRKQHGEGNLERRKRSQSDDSKHGTSRPKKPLDGQWSANTPFLMTHTEKVSKESRCESARTESASKGAKQAEGKKKAIELQSCKHDEEDDLWEDFEELQKSCASFGKDDDSSECSEGEWSPTWTSDSAVDKEQSSSDESWETLPGLDEPEHEIQSSSSSSLDDVPELNFHSEEQASLEDGEIPWLPYQEETDSSSDDDTDGMSQFVHPGLFMLDGNNNFEDDSSVSEDFDAEWRLLDEFGEGFGVAQAFSYVDPQMLTYMALEERLAQAMEAALAHLESLAIDVEQAHPPATEEIIDCLPQITVLEDHHGQEQCCAICCCEYMKDEIATELPCRHVFHKSCVTRWLQKSATCPVCRHVLSPALPDSTVATTFVLDHDTPPSTHSAAGTR
- the LOC117409257 gene encoding E3 ubiquitin-protein ligase Praja-2 isoform X1 is translated as MTFWNEEIKDHWMKINHLLNLETNSQRKYLDEEMGQEAGKPAWPKPAGGYQTITGRRYGRRHAYISFRPTLAKQENSSKENSGECGGMEMNSVHKENALSSTGAISSTLHTIFPAANNSVLPEINGATIFKEGSGRKNAASKKGIDTAGCSFKMLEDEQISSNNSENGSGPKKSSEACAWPTLEDNETCPRSPAGPGFVNIDSYEPESNGGEEDDLSVDSSIGTRPGLQKRLDNMICELEKEFDYLSGLHSYLYTKSCEEVEPVPRNGCCGTDLEESSENNRMFQRRLSRLTEESLDKSKCDEKLNELDIAEAASTPVSDRSIQISDGNNDQGSSSSEMVVRPKVRKQHGEGNLERRKRSQSDDSKHGTSRPKKPLDGQWSANTPFLMTHTEKVSKESRCESARTESASKGAKQAEGKKKAIELQSCKHDEEDDLWEDFEELQKSCASFGKDDDSSECSEGEWSPTWTSDSAVDKEQSSSDESWETLPGLDEPEHEIQSSSSSSLDDVPELNFHSEEQASLEDGEIPWLPYQEETDSSSDDDTDGMSQFVHPGLFMLDGNNNFEDDSSVSEDFDAEWRLLDEFGEGFGVAQAFSYVDPQMLTYMALEERLAQAMEAALAHLESLAIDVEQAHPPATEEIIDCLPQITVLEDHHGQEQCCAICCCEYMKDEIATELPCRHVFHKSCVTRWLQKSATCPVCRHVLSPALPDSTVATTFVLDHDTPPSTHSAAGTR